The Brassica oleracea var. oleracea cultivar TO1000 chromosome C6, BOL, whole genome shotgun sequence genome includes a region encoding these proteins:
- the LOC106296331 gene encoding carboxyvinyl-carboxyphosphonate phosphorylmutase, chloroplastic — translation MSLLMAVKPTSLCNTLNLTASPRSPRTNPRAARLVNPTARIQTRIHRLIQEQGSILMPGCYDALSAAIVQQTGFSAGFISGYALSASLLGKPDFGLLTPPEMAATARSVCASAPNIPIIADADTGGGNALNVQRTVKDLIAAGAAGCFLEDQAWPKKCGHMRGKQVISAEEHAAKIASARDAIGDSDFFLVARTDARATSAKSGLEDAIARVNLYMEAGADASFVEAPRDDDELKEIGKRTKGFRVCNMIEGGVTPLHTPEELKEMGFHLIVHPLTALYASARALVDVLKTLKENGTTRGHLEKMATFEEFNSLVDLESWFELEARYSNLRNALGTTTKS, via the exons ATGTCGTTGCTCATGGCGGTCAAACCCACTTCCCTATGCAACACCTTAAACCTTACGGCTTCACCGAGATCCCCACGCACCAATCCTCGCGCGGCGAGATTGGTTAATCCGACGGCGAGGATCCAAACACGTATCCATCGTCTGATCCAGGAACAAGGCAGTATCCTCATGCCTGGATGCTACGACGCGTTATCAGCCGCCATCGTGCAGCAAACCGGATTCTCCGCCGGTTTCATCTCCGGTTACGCTCTCTCCGCTTCTCTTTTGGGTAAACCGGACTTCGGTTTGCTAAC TCCGCCCGAGATGGCTGCGACGGCACGGTCGGTCTGTGCTTCGGCTCCTAACATACCCATCATTGCAGATGCCG ACACTGGTGGAGGAAATGCACTAAACGTTCAAAGAACTGTGAAAGACTTGATCGCAGCTGGTGCTGCTGGTTGCTTCCTTGAG GACCAAGCATGGCCAAAGAAATGCG GTCATATGCGTGGGAAACAAGTTATCTCAGCAGAAGAACATGCTGCCAAGATAGCATCAGCGCGAGACGCTATCGGAGACTCTGACTTCTTCCTCGTCGCGAGAACAGACGCACGTGCCACTTCTGCTAAGTCAGGACTCGAAGACGCCATTGCGCGTGTCAATCTCTACATGGAGGCTGGAGCGGATGCTTCCTTTGTGGAGGCACCTAGAGACGACGACGAGCTCAAGGAGATAGGCAAACGCACGAAGGGTTTCAGAGTCTGCAACATGATCGAAGGCGGAGTCACGCCGCTGCACACGCCCGAGGAGCTTAAGGAAATGGGGTTTCACTTGATTGTTCACCCCTTGACGGCGCTCTACGCATCGGCTCGAGCGCTGGTGGATGTTCTCAAGACTCTTAAAGAAAACGGAACCACGAGGGGTCACTTGGAAAAGATGGCTACGTTTGAGGAGTTCAATAGTTTGGTGGATTTGGAGTCGTGGTTTGAGCTCGAGGCTCGTTACTCGAACCTTAGGAACGCTCTTGGGACGACTACAAAGTCATGA
- the LOC106298415 gene encoding psbP domain-containing protein 4, chloroplastic, translated as METALLRFRVSFSCHPHPHHKKIAAHHRVNNEIPGGSEDEWSPKVLSRRSLLATASGLSLASSTSLAFPGEGLAVVKQGLLAGRVPGLSEPDDEGWRTYRRPDEKSGGHGVGWSPIIPYAFSVPQDWNEVPVSIADLGGTEIDLRFASPKEGRLSVIVAPVLRFADNLGDNVKIENIGTPAKVINAFGPEVIGENVEGKVLSSNVAEHDGRLYYQFELEPPHVLITATAAGNRLYLFSVTGNGLQWKRYYKDLKKIATSFRVV; from the exons ATGGAGACGGCCCTGCTTCGGTTCCGCGTTAGTTTCTCCTGTCATCCTCATCCACACCACAAGAAAATCGCCGCTCATCACAGAGTCAACAATGAGATTCCTGGAGGATCTGAAGACGAGTGGTCTCCTAAGGTTTTGAGTAGAAGATCATTACTAGCGACGGCTTCTGGGCTCTCACTGGCCTCTTCGACGTCTTTAGCGTTTCCAGGGGAAGGGTTAGCTGTCGTGAAACAAGGTCTTCTCGCCGGGAGAGTTCCTGGTCTGTCTGAACCTGACGACGAAG GTTGGAGAACATACCGTAGACCAGACGAGAAGTCAGGAGGGCATGGAGTTGGTTGGAGTCCTATTATCCCTTACGCCTTCTCTGTTCCTCAAGATTGGAATGAG GTACCTGTATCGATAGCTGATCTTGGTGGAACTGAGATTGACTTGAGATTTGCTAGTCCTAAAGAAGGCCGCTTGTCTGTAATTGTAGCTCCTGTTCTAAGATTTGCAGATA ACCTTGGGGACAACGTGAAGATTGAAAACATTGGAACACCAGCGAAGGTGATCAACGCCTTTGGACCAGAAGTTATTGGAGAAAACGTTGAAGGGAAGGTGTTGAGTTCAAACGTAGCAGAACACGATGGTAGACTCTATTACCAGTTCGAGCTAGAGCCACCTCATGTACTCATCACCGCGACAGCTGCTGGAAACCGCCTTTACCTGTTCAGTGTCACCGGAAACG GGCTTCAATGGAAGAGATACTACAAGGATCTGAAGAAGATAGCTACTTCCTTCCGAGTTGTTTAG
- the LOC106299526 gene encoding peroxidase 13 translates to MSRGVRESISKHSFSSRMITIGIFLVLFSAHDLFSFSEAQQLQFGFYSETCPSAESIVGDVVKQAVTKDPGNAAVLLRLHFHDCFVEGCDGSILIKHEVNDDERFAPGNAGVGGFDVIDNAKSELERLCPGVVSCADIVALAARDAVIAAKGPFYEVPTGRRDGLTSDKSNAANLPDVEDSINILKSKFREKRLSDKDLVLLSAGAHTIGTTACFFIMSRLDAQDSTISPDFFQVLRSKCPKGGDVNVRIPLDWESQFVFDEQIFRNIRDGKGVIKSDSVLYQDNDMKNIIESYLASNESSEANFAADFAEAMVKMGVIGVKTGVQGEVRRICNATN, encoded by the exons ATGAGCCGTGGAGTACGAGAGAGTATATCGAAGCATTCATTTAGTTCGAGAATGATCACTATTGGAATCTTTCTAGTTTTGTTTTCTGCTCATGATCTATTCAGTTTTTCAGAGGCACAACAACTACAGTTTGGGTTCTACTCAGAAACATGTCCATCCGCAGAATCCATCGTCGGTGACGTTGTTAAACAAGCAGTGACCAAGGACCCTGGAAATGCTGCCGTCTTACTCCGTCTCCACTTCCATGATTGCTTTGTTGAG GGTTGTGATGGGTCCATTCTAATCAAACACGAAGTAAATGATGACGAGAGGTTTGCTCCGGGTAACGCTGGTGTGGGTGGTTTCGATGTTATAGATAATGCTAAATCAGAGCTTGAACGTTTGTGTCCAGGCGTTGTGTCTTGTGCTGACATCGTTGCTCTTGCTGCTAGAGACGCTGTCATTGCG GCAAAGGGACCTTTTTACGAGGTTCCAACAGGTCGAAGAGATGGCCTGACATCAGATAAGAGTAACGCTGCTAACTTGCCAGATGTTGAAGATTCCATAAACATTTTGAAATCAAAATTCAGAGAGAAGCGGCTTTCAGATAAAGATCTTGTTCTTCTTAGTGCTG GTGCACATACTATCGGTACCACAGCATGTTTCTTTATCATGTCACGTTTGGATGCTCAAGATTCAACGATAAGTCCAGATTTTTTTCAAGTGTTGAGATCAAAGTGTCCAAAAGGTGGCGATGTTAATGTAAGGATTCCGTTGGATTGGGAAAGCCAGTTTGTGTTCGACGAGCAAATATTTAGGAACATCAGAGATGGCAAAGGAGTTATCAAATCGGATTCTGTACTGTACCAAGATAATGACATGAAGAATATTATTGAGTCGTATTTGGCAAGCAACGAGAGTTCGGAGGCTAATTTTGCTGCGGATTTTGCTGAAGCTATGGTCAAGATGGGTGTCATTGGGGTGAAGACTGGTGTTCAAGGAGAGGTCAGACGCATATGCAATGCTACAAATTAG
- the LOC106297022 gene encoding probable auxin efflux carrier component 6, with protein sequence MITGSEFYKVMCAMAPLYFAMFVAYGSVKWWKIFTAEQCSGINRFVSVFAVPILSFHFISQNNPYKMDMMFIIADTLSKVMVFVLLSLWAILFKSGGLDWLITLFSVATLPNTLVMGIPLLQAMYGEYTQNLMVQLVVLQCIIWYTLLLFLFELRAARLLIRTEFPGQAAGAITRIQVDDDVISLDGMDPLRTETETDINGRVRLRIRRSISSVPDSVVSSSLCLTPRASNLSNAEIFSVNTPNRFFNGGGGSGALQFYNGNNEIMFCNGDLGGFGFTRPGCGVSPRRLSGYASSDAYSLQPTPRASNFNELDVNGAGTPVWMKSPAAGKIYRHAASPKMTWESGQRHVGKDSINEKEISFRDALRAAPPPTAAGVACSMEEGAAGKETAPVAAIGRQEMPSAALMVRLILTVVGRKLSRNPNTYSSIIGLVWSLISFRWNIALPDIVAFSIKIISDAGLGMAMFSLGLFMALQPKMIACGAKKATLGMLIRFISGPAFMAAASVLVGLKGSRLHAAIVQAALPQGIVPFVFAREYGLHPDLLSTLVIFGMMVSLPVTILYYVLLGL encoded by the exons ATGATAACGGGAAGCGAATTCTATAAAGTGATGTGTGCAATGGCACCACTCTACTTCGCCATGTTCGTAGCCTATGGTTCTGTCAAGTGGTGGAAGATCTTCACAGCAGAACAATGCTCTGGAATCAACCGTTTTGTCTCGGTTTTCGCCGTCCCAATCCTCTCTTTCCACTTCATTTCACAAAATAACCCTTACAAAATGGACATGATGTTCATCATCGCCGACACTTTGTCCAAAGTCATGGTCTTCGTTTTGCTCTCTCTATGGGCCATTCTCTTCAAGTCTGGTGGTCTCGATTGGCTCATCACTCTCTTCTCCGTCGCCACGCTCCCTAACACTCTCGTTATGGGCATCCCTTTGCTTCAAGCCATGTACGGAGAGTACACTCAAAACCTCATGGTCCAACTCGTTGTCCTTCAATGCATCATTTG GTATACTCTACTACTCTTCCTCTTTGAACTACGTGCGGCCAGGTTGCTTATCCGAACCGAGTTTCCGGGTCAAGCAGCCGGGGCAATCACTAGGATCCAAGTCGACGATGACGTCATCTCCTTAGACGGCATGGACCCTCTCCGTACAGAAACTGAAACCGATATAAACGGTCGGGTCAGGCTGAGGATCCGACGGTCCATATCATCCGTACCCGACTCCGTTGTCTCTTCTTCTCTATGCCTAACTCCTCGAGCCTCGAATCTTTCTAACGCCGAGATTTTCTCCGTCAACACTCCTAACCGTTTCTTTAACGGCGGAGGAGGAAGTGGTGCACTTCAGTTTTATAACGGTAATAACGAGATCATGTTTTGTAACGGTGATCTAGGCGGTTTCGGGTTTACCCGACCCGGTTGTGGTGTTAGCCCTAGGAGGCTCTCGGGTTATGCTTCTTCCGATGCTTACTCGTTGCAGCCGACGCCACGTGCCTCGAACTTCAACGAGCTTGACGTTAACGGAGCCGGTACACCTGTTTGGATGAAGTCTCCAGCCGCCGGGAAAATATACCGGCACGCGGCGTCGCCGAAGATGACGTGGGAGTCAGGGCAGAGACATGTAGGCAAGGATAGTATCAACG AGAAGGAGATCAGCTTCAGAGACGCACTTAGGGCTGCACCACCGCCTACGGCAGCCGGTGTTGCTTGTTCCATGGAGGAAGGAGCCGCCGGAAAAGAAACAGCTCCGGTTGCTGCTATTGGCAGGCAAGAAATGCCAAGTGCCGCTTTGATGGTGCGGCTCATACTGACTGTCGTGGGACGCAAGCTTTCTCGAAACCCTAACACCTATTCTAGCATCATAGGTCTTGTCTGGTCACTTATATCCTTCAG ATGGAATATAGCGTTGCCAGATATTGTTGCGTTTTCGATCAAGATAATATCAGATGCAGGTCTTGGAATGGCCATGTTTAGTTTAG GTCTATTCATGGCGTTGCAACCAAAGATGATCGCTTGCGGGGCGAAGAAAGCAACATTGGGGATGTTGATTAGGTTCATCTCAGGTCCGGCTTTCATGGCTGCTGCTTCAGTTCTTGTCGGATTGAAAGGTTCTAGGTTACATGCTGCCATCGTACAG GCGGCTCTACCGCAAGGAATAGTACCGTTTGTGTTTGCCAGGGAGTATGGTTTGCATCCAGACTTGCTCAGTACATT GGTGATCTTTGGTATGATGGTATCTTTACCAGTAACTATTCTGTACTACGTACTCTTGGGCCTATGA
- the LOC106300708 gene encoding alcohol dehydrogenase class-P, with the protein MSTTGQIIRCKAAVCWEAGKPLVMEEVEVAPPQKHEVRIKILFTSLCHTDVYFWEAKGQTPLFPRIFGHEAGGIVESVGEGVTDLQPGDHVLPIFTGECGDCPHCHSEESNMCDLLRINTERGGMIHDGESRFSINGKPIHHFLGTSTFSEYTVVHSGQVAKINPEAPLDKVCIVSCGLSTGLGATLNVAKPKKGQSVAIFGLGAVGLAAAEGARIAGAGRIIGVDLNPKRFEEAKKFGVTEFVNPKEHDKPVQQVIAEMTNGGVDRSVECTGSIQAMIQAFECVHDGWGVAVLVGVPSKDDAFKTHPMNLLNERTLKGTFFGNYKPKTDIPGVVEKYMNKELELEKFITHTVPFSEINKAFDYMLKGEGIRCIITMGA; encoded by the exons ATGTCTACGACCGGACAAATCATTCGATGCAAAG CTGCCGTTTGCTGGGAAGCTGGAAAGCCACTAGTGATGGAGGAAGTGGAGGTTGCTCCACCGCAGAAACACGAAGTTCGTATCAAGATTCTATTCACTTCTCTCTGTCACACCGATGTTTACTTCTGGGAAGCTAAG GGACAAACGCCTTTGTTTCCACGTATCTTCGGACATGAAGCTGGAGG TATTGTGGAGAGTGTTGGAGAAGGAGTAACTGATCTCCAACCAGGAGACCACGTCCTCCCCATCTTCACCGGAGAATGCGGAGACTGCCCTCACTGCCACTCCGAGGAGTCCAACATGTGCGACCTTCTCAGGATCAACACCGAGAGAGGAGGGATGATACACGACGGCGAATCGAGATTCTCCATCAACGGCAAACCGATCCACCATTTCCTTGGGACCTCAACGTTTAGCGAGTACACCGTGGTTCACTCTGGTCAAGTCGCTAAGATCAACCCTGAAGCTCCTCTTGACAAAGTCTGCATCGTCAGCTGTGGCTTGTCCACTGGGCTGGGAGCTACTTTGAATGTTGCTAAGCCCAAGAAAGGTCAGAGTGTTGCTATCTTCGGTCTTGGCGCTGTTGGATTGGCTGCTGCGGAAGGTGCTAGGATTGCTGGTGCTGGTAGGATCATTGGTGTTGATCTTAACCCCAAGAGATTCGAGGAAG CTAAGAAGTTCGGTGTGACGGAGTTTGTGAACCCTAAGGAACATGACAAGCCAGTTCAGCAAGTCATCGCTGAGATGACTAACGGCGGTGTGGACAGGAGTGTGGAGTGCACTGGAAGCATTCAAGCCATGATTCAAGCCTTTGAATGTGTTCACGAT GGCTGGGGTGTGGCGGTGCTGGTTGGTGTGCCGAGCAAAGACGATGCTTTCAAGACTCATCCAATGAACCTCCTGAACGAGAGGACACTCAAGGGTACTTTCTTTGGGAACTACAAACCCAAAACCGACATCCCCGGGGTGGTCGAAAAGTACATGAACAAGGAGCTGGAGCTTGAGAAGTTCATTACTCACACAGTGCCATTCTCTGAGATCAACAAGGCCTTTGATTACATGTTGAAGGGAGAGGGTATCCGTTGCATCATCACCATGGGTGCTTGA